The Geoglobus acetivorans genome window below encodes:
- a CDS encoding 2,5-diamino-6-(ribosylamino)-4(3H)-pyrimidinone 5'-phosphate reductase: MRRPFVFINSAVSLDGKISNERREQVKISSPEDFAVVDKLRAESDAILVGIGTVLSDDPKLTVKNPDLREERVRQGLPPNPVRVVADSLARTPLNAQVLNSDARTVIAVSERAEGERIEKLKEKAEIVVAGKNRVDLKALMEYLWDAGIRKLMVEGGSEINYTFIKEGLVDEIRVFYSGIVIGGAKAPTLVSGKSFDVPVKFKIKSCEILGNGVAVVWSLR; encoded by the coding sequence ATGAGGAGACCGTTTGTTTTCATAAATTCTGCAGTGAGTCTTGATGGAAAGATAAGCAACGAGAGAAGAGAACAGGTGAAGATTTCAAGCCCCGAAGACTTTGCAGTGGTTGATAAACTGAGGGCAGAGAGTGATGCAATTCTCGTTGGAATTGGAACCGTTCTCTCTGATGATCCCAAACTGACGGTGAAAAACCCTGATCTGAGAGAAGAGAGGGTCAGACAGGGGTTACCGCCAAATCCGGTTAGAGTAGTGGCAGACAGCCTGGCCAGAACACCTCTCAATGCCCAGGTGCTTAACAGTGATGCCAGGACGGTGATTGCAGTTTCAGAGAGAGCTGAGGGAGAGAGAATAGAGAAGCTAAAGGAGAAGGCCGAAATAGTAGTCGCAGGAAAGAACAGAGTGGATCTGAAAGCCCTGATGGAGTACCTGTGGGACGCAGGCATTAGAAAACTGATGGTAGAGGGCGGAAGTGAGATAAATTACACATTCATCAAAGAGGGTCTTGTGGACGAAATCAGAGTTTTCTATTCCGGAATTGTTATTGGTGGTGCCAAAGCCCCCACCCTTGTGTCAGGAAAATCTTTTGATGTGCCTGTAAAGTTCAAAATAAAAAGCTGCGAGATTCTCGGCAATGGCGTTGCTGTCGTGTGGAGTTTGAGATAG
- a CDS encoding manganese-dependent inorganic pyrophosphatase → MIYVIGHKNPDTDSICSAIAYAELKKKLGVDVKAARNGEINPETAFVLEKFGFDVPELVTDGTDKKLILVDHSDVSQCVENLDKAEIVEIIDHHKIGDVTTPNPIFFLAMPVGSTATVVKTLYDYYNVEISKEIAGILLSAILSDTVIFKSPTTTDKDINAAEELAKIAGIEDLNTFGIQVKSKLSDVEKLTAEEIITRDFKDFNMSGKKVGIGQIELVDLKLIEERIDELLQKMAEIKEEGNYSGMYLMLTDIIREGTLLLAIVDDEKVVERAFGKKLENSRVWLDKVMSRKKEIVPPLESAYSAG, encoded by the coding sequence ATGATATATGTTATCGGACATAAGAATCCGGACACAGACAGTATATGCTCAGCTATCGCTTATGCAGAGCTTAAGAAAAAGCTTGGCGTTGACGTAAAAGCTGCCAGAAATGGAGAAATTAACCCCGAAACTGCATTCGTGCTGGAAAAGTTTGGTTTCGATGTGCCGGAACTTGTTACAGATGGCACAGATAAGAAGCTGATTCTCGTTGATCACAGCGATGTTTCCCAGTGTGTCGAGAATTTAGACAAAGCTGAAATTGTCGAAATAATAGACCATCACAAGATTGGAGATGTGACCACTCCAAACCCGATATTCTTCCTCGCAATGCCTGTAGGCTCCACAGCGACGGTTGTAAAGACACTTTATGACTATTACAACGTGGAGATCAGCAAGGAAATTGCAGGAATTCTACTCTCAGCCATCCTCAGCGATACGGTGATTTTCAAATCACCGACGACAACTGATAAGGACATAAACGCAGCTGAGGAGCTGGCAAAGATTGCCGGAATTGAGGACCTGAACACGTTCGGCATTCAGGTGAAGTCCAAGCTCTCAGATGTTGAGAAGCTTACCGCTGAGGAGATAATAACGAGAGACTTCAAGGATTTCAACATGTCTGGAAAGAAGGTGGGGATAGGACAGATAGAGCTCGTGGACCTCAAGCTGATAGAGGAGAGGATAGACGAGCTTCTCCAGAAGATGGCGGAGATAAAGGAGGAAGGCAACTACAGCGGGATGTACCTCATGCTCACGGACATAATCAGGGAAGGTACCCTGCTCCTCGCCATCGTGGACGACGAAAAAGTCGTGGAGAGAGCGTTCGGCAAGAAGCTCGAAAACAGCAGGGTCTGGCTGGACAAGGTCATGAGCAGAAAGAAAGAGATTGTTCCACCACTCGAAAGCGCATACTCTGCTGGCTGA
- a CDS encoding universal stress protein, with translation MIKRVLFPTDFSKASEEGICVFEDLKSVGLEEVIITHVIDLNRLIGPVSGIDIPAVIHDYEEESNQNLRKFAELIEKTGVKAIIDDIRMGEPSSTICDVAEEKGVDAVVIPSHGKSLLAGVLLGSVSEGVVRRSKKPVLVVKLTAQNNGDIRKEFDRLFSRILFAYDFSEQSDRLKDYVKIFAEKGGSDEVMIVHVIEKGEELSDDQIEKLESIKREFEDAGVSSDLFIESGTPYKEIARLVDEKLASLVAISSTGKGLIKSLLGGTADNVVRRSKVPVFVYKQ, from the coding sequence ATGATAAAAAGAGTCCTGTTCCCGACAGATTTCTCAAAAGCAAGTGAAGAAGGTATTTGTGTTTTCGAAGACCTCAAATCTGTGGGGCTTGAAGAGGTAATAATAACGCATGTCATAGACCTGAACAGGCTCATCGGTCCTGTTTCCGGAATCGACATTCCCGCTGTAATACACGATTACGAGGAAGAGAGCAACCAGAACCTCAGAAAGTTCGCCGAACTTATAGAAAAAACGGGTGTGAAAGCAATTATAGATGACATAAGAATGGGTGAACCATCATCCACAATATGTGATGTCGCTGAGGAAAAGGGCGTGGATGCAGTAGTAATTCCCTCTCACGGAAAAAGCCTGCTCGCAGGGGTTCTTCTCGGCAGCGTCTCTGAAGGCGTCGTGAGGAGGAGCAAGAAACCTGTTCTCGTCGTGAAACTGACCGCCCAGAATAATGGAGATATCAGAAAGGAGTTTGACAGGCTTTTCAGCAGGATACTGTTTGCCTACGACTTTTCCGAGCAATCAGACAGGCTCAAAGACTACGTGAAGATATTTGCAGAAAAAGGCGGGTCTGATGAGGTTATGATAGTGCACGTTATCGAGAAGGGCGAAGAGCTGTCCGACGATCAAATAGAAAAACTTGAAAGCATCAAAAGAGAATTTGAGGACGCTGGAGTTTCGTCAGACCTGTTCATTGAAAGCGGAACTCCGTACAAGGAAATTGCAAGACTGGTAGACGAAAAACTTGCCTCGCTCGTTGCCATCTCCAGCACAGGAAAGGGCCTGATCAAATCTCTGCTTGGTGGCACTGCTGACAATGTCGTGAGGAGGAGTAAAGTACCGGTATTTGTTTACAAGCAATGA
- a CDS encoding rRNA maturation protein: MITLTTSRDPSQRTRSFAKVISRYMNWYYLQRGKLSMEDLFEKSDRIVLIREIKGNPAFLDLYTGDKKSVTMRINVGTIKKEKMDDSPVYFAGRPPFDPVILGAMPKIDAGEKLARKLNLRKIVYVRKDGKLVFTFDGKEVLTVKLLGVYEG; this comes from the coding sequence ATGATAACCCTCACAACCTCAAGGGACCCATCTCAGAGAACCCGGAGCTTTGCAAAGGTCATCTCAAGGTACATGAACTGGTACTACCTGCAGAGAGGTAAGCTCAGCATGGAGGACCTGTTCGAAAAATCGGACAGGATTGTGCTCATAAGAGAGATAAAGGGCAACCCGGCTTTCCTGGATCTGTACACAGGGGACAAAAAATCAGTGACGATGAGGATTAACGTGGGAACAATAAAGAAGGAAAAAATGGACGACAGTCCGGTATACTTTGCAGGCAGACCCCCCTTCGACCCGGTAATACTCGGAGCCATGCCAAAGATAGATGCCGGAGAGAAGCTCGCCAGAAAACTGAATCTGAGAAAAATAGTATATGTCAGAAAAGACGGGAAACTGGTCTTTACATTTGATGGTAAGGAAGTACTTACTGTAAAACTCCTCGGTGTCTATGAGGGCTGA
- a CDS encoding KEOPS complex subunit Pcc1: MRAEIEISGKKDWLEILKEIFVEKPEDRRSRAKVYLTDEKFVIEIIADDLTALRASVNSYLRLIRACIGTLEVIENG, from the coding sequence ATGAGGGCTGAAATCGAGATCTCCGGAAAAAAGGACTGGCTCGAAATCCTGAAAGAGATATTTGTTGAGAAGCCAGAAGATAGAAGGAGCAGAGCGAAAGTTTATTTAACCGATGAAAAATTCGTAATTGAGATAATAGCCGATGACCTCACCGCTCTGAGAGCGAGTGTCAACTCGTATTTGAGGTTGATTAGAGCCTGTATCGGTACATTAGAGGTGATAGAAAATGGGTGA
- a CDS encoding prefoldin subunit beta — MGELPPQVQNLAGQLQQVQQQLQLIISQKAQLEGLIKEAKDALDELQKSESDVAYRAVGNVLVKLKKEEIEKDLQEKIETYEVRRNMLERQEGKLRDRLTELQEKLRSALGVQAG, encoded by the coding sequence ATGGGTGAATTACCTCCTCAGGTTCAGAACCTGGCAGGACAGCTTCAGCAGGTTCAGCAGCAGCTACAGCTGATAATCTCACAGAAGGCTCAGCTTGAAGGGTTGATCAAGGAAGCGAAAGATGCACTTGACGAACTGCAGAAGTCCGAGTCAGATGTGGCATACAGGGCAGTAGGAAACGTTCTTGTCAAGCTCAAAAAAGAAGAGATCGAAAAGGACCTTCAGGAAAAGATAGAAACCTACGAAGTTAGAAGGAACATGCTCGAAAGGCAGGAAGGAAAGCTGAGAGACAGGCTGACAGAACTGCAGGAAAAGCTAAGGTCTGCTCTCGGCGTTCAGGCTGGCTAA
- a CDS encoding class II aldolase/adducin family protein, with amino-acid sequence MIDEAIRIGKKLAEQHLIDGSSGNLSFVDGEGIVITKSGAILDELTPDDFVRVDFRGTDRSASSDLEVHRKVYEKTNFRAVLHCHGSYNVALSLLEDGMTPVDLEGRMFLKEIRFIEGKFGTERYAELISDEIRKNGFAAVKGHGIYAAGKSFMDAFKLASFVEHSCKVYYLVRVYSLLYRQ; translated from the coding sequence GTGATTGATGAGGCGATCAGGATCGGTAAAAAACTTGCAGAACAGCATCTGATTGATGGATCGAGCGGAAACCTGAGTTTTGTTGATGGCGAGGGAATAGTTATCACAAAAAGCGGAGCAATTCTCGATGAACTCACTCCTGATGATTTCGTCAGAGTGGACTTCAGGGGCACGGACAGAAGTGCTTCATCAGACCTTGAGGTTCACAGGAAGGTGTATGAAAAAACAAACTTTCGGGCAGTTCTGCACTGTCACGGCTCTTACAACGTCGCTCTTTCTCTACTTGAAGATGGAATGACCCCTGTAGACCTGGAGGGCAGGATGTTTTTGAAGGAGATCAGATTCATCGAGGGAAAATTTGGGACGGAAAGGTATGCGGAGCTCATCTCTGATGAAATACGCAAGAATGGATTTGCTGCTGTGAAGGGCCACGGGATCTATGCTGCGGGCAAGTCTTTCATGGACGCATTCAAACTGGCGAGCTTTGTGGAACACTCCTGCAAGGTTTACTATCTTGTCAGAGTTTACTCCCTTCTCTATAGGCAGTGA
- the tmk gene encoding dTMP kinase, whose translation MGFLIAVEGIDGAGKTTIAKHIKEILEDFGFRAEVLKEPGDSVYGKMIKDSESRFSPEKELELFILDRIEDVNKNILPRVNAGICVIMDRYYYSNVAYQGALGIDPQEILRKNEEIAPKPDLTILLDVHPDIALKRIQKRQKITPFEDAEYLERVRELFLSIKSDEIRVVDASQPLDHVKGEVYQLVMELISSRGSFFEMAMRK comes from the coding sequence ATGGGTTTTCTCATTGCTGTCGAGGGAATAGATGGTGCAGGCAAAACCACAATCGCAAAACACATAAAAGAAATTCTTGAGGATTTCGGGTTCAGAGCTGAGGTTCTCAAGGAACCGGGTGATAGCGTTTACGGAAAGATGATAAAAGACTCCGAGAGCAGATTTTCTCCGGAAAAGGAACTTGAACTGTTCATTCTTGACAGAATCGAGGACGTGAACAAAAACATACTTCCAAGGGTTAATGCTGGGATATGTGTTATCATGGACAGGTACTACTACTCAAACGTGGCATATCAGGGCGCTCTCGGAATAGATCCACAGGAAATCCTGAGAAAAAATGAAGAAATTGCACCAAAACCAGACCTCACCATACTGCTCGACGTTCATCCAGACATTGCACTTAAAAGAATTCAGAAAAGGCAGAAGATTACACCCTTCGAGGATGCGGAGTATCTTGAGAGAGTGAGAGAGCTGTTTCTCAGCATAAAGTCTGATGAGATCAGGGTGGTTGATGCCAGCCAGCCTCTGGATCACGTGAAAGGTGAAGTGTACCAGCTTGTGATGGAGCTCATATCATCAAGGGGTTCGTTCTTTGAAATGGCAATGAGAAAATAA
- a CDS encoding CBS domain-containing protein produces the protein MKAKEIMNPDVIYEELPSTRESVLELFKKYGISAVPVLKDGKLAGIVTRKDILRKIDEDQLALLMTPDPTYISPDVDIKEVIHILNTTHFRRLPVVDGDELVGIITVRDIVKVLAERNVEIPIKEYVRNSTASVWEETPLNVAGEMMRIANAEACPVLDSDAKVVGIIDEKILLTESLIEDFIESREYASSSDSDDNWAWEGIRDYSVKYFEVSVLKLPKDPVKKFMKTPVFANPQTSVSKVAKEMISNDLDYLPVLDFNERFVGMISDKDLLGAFEQVEI, from the coding sequence ATGAAGGCGAAGGAAATTATGAACCCGGATGTGATCTACGAAGAACTGCCCTCAACAAGGGAAAGTGTCCTCGAACTCTTTAAAAAATACGGCATTTCAGCCGTGCCTGTGCTCAAGGACGGAAAGCTTGCCGGGATTGTTACACGGAAGGACATCCTGAGAAAAATAGATGAGGATCAGCTCGCTCTGTTAATGACTCCTGATCCGACATACATCTCACCTGATGTTGATATTAAGGAGGTTATACACATTCTGAATACAACACATTTCCGGAGGTTGCCAGTGGTCGATGGTGACGAACTTGTTGGAATCATCACGGTCAGAGATATTGTCAAGGTTCTCGCCGAGAGGAATGTGGAGATACCGATCAAGGAGTACGTAAGAAACTCGACAGCGTCTGTCTGGGAGGAGACCCCGCTAAATGTGGCTGGAGAAATGATGAGAATTGCCAATGCAGAGGCGTGCCCGGTACTCGACAGCGACGCAAAGGTTGTCGGTATCATAGATGAAAAAATCCTGCTCACCGAGTCTCTGATTGAGGACTTCATAGAATCGAGGGAGTATGCATCTTCAAGTGATAGCGACGATAACTGGGCATGGGAGGGCATAAGGGATTACTCGGTCAAGTACTTTGAGGTGAGCGTTCTGAAGCTCCCCAAGGATCCTGTGAAGAAGTTCATGAAAACGCCCGTATTTGCGAATCCTCAGACCAGCGTGTCTAAGGTTGCAAAAGAGATGATCAGTAACGATCTGGACTACCTGCCGGTTCTCGATTTCAACGAAAGGTTTGTCGGAATGATTTCCGACAAGGATCTGCTGGGAGCGTTTGAGCAGGTTGAAATATAA
- a CDS encoding replication factor C small subunit has product MDTIIWVEKYRPKTLDEVVGQDEVIQRLKGYVHKKNIPHLLFAGPPGTGKTATSIALARDLFGDVWQDNFIEMNASDERGIDVVRHKIKEFARTAPISAPFKIIFLDEADALTADAQAALRRTMEMYSKTCRFILSCNYISRIIEPIQSRCAVFKFRPVPTEAMRKRLLEICEEERIDIDDEAIEALIYISGGDFRKAINALQGASALGEKVTADLIYQITATARPEELKKLIETALKGDFLSARDYLDRLMIEYGMSGEDIVSQMYREIISSGFDESLKVVLVEKLGEIDFRLTEGAHERIQLNSFLAFLTLVGKKRAKQG; this is encoded by the coding sequence ATGGACACGATAATCTGGGTTGAGAAATACAGGCCAAAGACCCTCGATGAAGTTGTCGGTCAGGATGAGGTGATTCAGCGTCTTAAGGGTTATGTTCATAAGAAAAACATACCACATCTGCTTTTTGCAGGTCCTCCGGGCACAGGAAAAACGGCAACATCCATAGCCCTCGCGAGAGACCTTTTCGGTGATGTATGGCAGGACAACTTCATCGAGATGAATGCGAGTGATGAAAGGGGGATTGATGTTGTCAGACACAAGATAAAGGAGTTTGCGAGAACCGCACCGATTTCGGCACCGTTCAAGATCATATTTCTGGATGAGGCGGATGCCCTGACTGCTGACGCTCAGGCGGCTCTCAGAAGAACGATGGAAATGTATTCAAAGACATGCAGATTCATCCTAAGCTGCAACTACATCAGCAGGATTATCGAGCCCATCCAGAGCAGATGTGCGGTCTTCAAGTTCAGGCCAGTTCCCACAGAGGCAATGAGGAAACGGCTGCTCGAGATATGCGAAGAGGAGAGAATAGATATCGATGATGAGGCCATTGAGGCGTTGATCTACATCTCTGGAGGGGACTTCAGAAAGGCGATTAACGCTCTGCAGGGTGCTTCGGCGCTGGGGGAGAAGGTTACAGCCGATCTGATTTACCAGATTACTGCTACCGCACGACCGGAAGAACTGAAAAAGCTTATAGAGACAGCTCTGAAGGGAGACTTCCTTTCAGCGAGAGACTACCTTGACAGGCTCATGATCGAATACGGGATGAGCGGTGAGGACATAGTTTCCCAGATGTACAGGGAAATAATCTCCTCGGGTTTCGACGAATCTCTGAAAGTTGTTCTCGTGGAAAAGCTTGGTGAGATCGATTTCAGACTGACGGAAGGGGCACACGAGCGAATCCAGCTCAACTCATTTCTGGCATTTCTAACCCTGGTTGGTAAAAAGAGAGCAAAGCAGGGTTGA
- the pdo gene encoding protein disulfide oxidoreductase: MGLLRDEDKAYLKKEFEKSLKNDVRLILFSSEDEHCIYCKETRQLLEEVSGLSDKILLEVHDIKSEDAKTMGVEHTPTIVITDSESRLGSRIKFIGIPSGYEFTTLIKDIMFVSSGELEVSPETKEALKGVNSKLLIEVYVTPSCPYCPKAVLVAHQFAMISEKIEGVMIESLEFPSLADRWSVMGVPHTVIRNLDKGNVVQFVGAYPETHVINFVKDADEGKNVDMR, translated from the coding sequence ATGGGATTGCTGAGAGATGAAGATAAGGCGTATCTGAAAAAGGAGTTTGAAAAAAGTCTGAAAAACGATGTCAGGCTGATTCTGTTCTCCAGTGAGGATGAACACTGCATATACTGCAAAGAGACCAGACAGCTCCTTGAAGAAGTCTCTGGACTTTCAGATAAGATACTGCTGGAAGTCCACGATATAAAAAGCGAAGATGCAAAGACGATGGGTGTTGAGCACACGCCAACAATCGTCATAACAGACAGCGAGAGCAGACTTGGGTCGAGGATAAAGTTCATCGGAATTCCGTCGGGATATGAGTTCACAACCCTGATTAAGGACATAATGTTCGTCTCGTCCGGTGAGCTTGAGGTGTCTCCAGAAACCAAAGAGGCGCTGAAGGGTGTAAACAGCAAACTTCTGATTGAGGTTTACGTAACCCCGAGCTGCCCGTACTGTCCAAAAGCCGTGCTTGTGGCTCACCAGTTTGCGATGATAAGCGAAAAAATAGAGGGTGTGATGATTGAAAGCCTCGAATTCCCATCACTGGCCGACAGATGGAGCGTGATGGGCGTACCACACACGGTCATCAGAAACCTCGACAAGGGCAATGTTGTTCAGTTCGTGGGTGCATATCCTGAAACGCATGTTATCAACTTCGTAAAGGATGCAGACGAGGGTAAGAATGTCGACATGAGGTAA
- a CDS encoding AbrB/MazE/SpoVT family DNA-binding domain-containing protein: MEVRKLQLIGGSSFMVSLPKNWIKKNNLDQGDDIILDIDEDVIKIMPKKYSEESKVVKAIIEKLPAYDERFLRRFIIALYIQGLDEIEIRDKMLSPKLVSRISGIVHEIIGFEVIDAQENTIVLRSLTTAEFDIIGVLKRMSQIVLGIIDSIIDSINIDDRDGLKEIQKLEEDSDRLYMLAVRLENRVIRDLMSPSKWSETRNILGMRIVAKTLEEISDSLYDFSDALYSLDNFSEDSKQYLEILSRIEDVFRKVMDSYMKSSTEAANDAIDIADGIENDLLASIKEGRENPTIMYPLIDISRRIKSIGEIAINKSVRELIITK; encoded by the coding sequence GTGGAAGTGCGCAAACTTCAGCTCATTGGCGGATCAAGTTTCATGGTTAGCCTGCCAAAGAACTGGATCAAGAAAAACAATCTCGACCAGGGCGACGATATAATTCTCGACATCGATGAGGACGTAATCAAAATAATGCCAAAAAAGTATTCTGAGGAGAGCAAGGTCGTAAAGGCCATTATTGAGAAGTTGCCTGCTTATGACGAGCGGTTTTTGAGGCGCTTCATCATTGCGCTGTACATACAGGGGCTGGACGAAATAGAGATCAGGGACAAAATGCTCTCTCCCAAGCTCGTGAGCAGGATCAGCGGAATCGTGCATGAGATTATAGGTTTTGAGGTAATTGATGCTCAGGAGAACACGATTGTGCTCAGGAGCCTGACAACCGCAGAATTTGACATAATAGGCGTGCTTAAGAGAATGTCCCAGATTGTTCTCGGCATTATAGACAGCATAATAGACAGCATCAACATTGATGACAGAGATGGGCTGAAAGAGATCCAGAAGCTTGAGGAAGACAGCGACAGGCTGTACATGCTGGCTGTCAGACTTGAAAACAGGGTTATAAGGGACCTGATGTCCCCATCGAAGTGGAGCGAGACGAGAAACATACTCGGAATGAGGATTGTAGCAAAAACCCTTGAGGAGATCTCAGACTCGCTGTATGATTTTTCAGACGCACTCTACTCGCTCGACAACTTTTCGGAAGATTCAAAGCAGTATCTCGAGATTCTCTCAAGGATTGAGGATGTGTTCAGGAAAGTGATGGACTCGTACATGAAGTCAAGCACCGAAGCAGCAAACGATGCGATAGACATAGCTGACGGAATAGAGAACGATCTGCTCGCAAGCATCAAAGAGGGCAGGGAAAATCCGACAATAATGTATCCGCTCATAGACATATCGAGACGGATCAAAAGTATTGGAGAGATTGCAATCAACAAATCGGTCAGAGAGCTGATAATAACAAAATAA
- a CDS encoding TIGR00300 family protein has protein sequence MIAREVEFEGHLIDSNILPKVLDLILDLDGEFEITEFRIGKRKEDTSYARLIVFGRDENHLDELLKELHKLGARVADAEDAEFAEAPDDRVLPDGFYVTTNNPTFVRLNGEWIEVEDIGMDRVIVVDPEGKRAYCRFLNEIKKGDLVLIGEKGVKIIPPERPRKSTTFEFMGGHVSTERPTPNVIKAIASEIVNLKRNGGKIAVVAGPAVDHTGARDALAGMIRDGYVDVLLSGNALAVHDMEISIFGTSLGMDIRTGRPVPGGNRHHIHTISKIIAAGGIKQAVEKGIVRDGIMYECVRNNVPFILAGSIRDDGPLPEVVTDTMEAKKAMKNALKGVNMVIMLASMLHSIAVGNLLPSVVKTICVDSNPSTVTKLVDRGSHQAIGIVTDVGLFLPELYENIKELEKES, from the coding sequence ATGATAGCAAGGGAGGTTGAATTTGAGGGCCATCTTATAGATTCCAACATACTGCCAAAGGTTCTGGATCTGATTCTTGATCTTGATGGTGAATTTGAAATAACTGAATTCAGGATTGGAAAAAGGAAAGAGGACACCAGCTACGCCAGACTTATTGTTTTTGGGAGGGATGAAAACCATCTCGATGAGCTTTTGAAGGAACTCCACAAGCTCGGTGCAAGGGTTGCGGATGCTGAGGATGCTGAATTTGCTGAGGCACCCGATGATAGAGTTCTTCCCGATGGTTTTTACGTAACGACAAACAATCCCACCTTCGTAAGGCTGAACGGCGAGTGGATAGAGGTTGAGGACATAGGAATGGACAGGGTCATCGTCGTTGATCCTGAAGGGAAAAGAGCTTACTGCAGGTTCCTCAATGAGATAAAGAAGGGAGACCTCGTTCTGATTGGCGAGAAGGGTGTCAAAATAATCCCTCCAGAAAGACCGAGAAAGTCGACAACGTTTGAGTTCATGGGAGGGCACGTCTCTACCGAGAGACCTACCCCCAACGTGATAAAGGCGATAGCGAGTGAAATCGTTAATTTGAAAAGGAATGGAGGAAAAATCGCCGTGGTTGCAGGGCCTGCGGTGGATCACACGGGTGCGAGGGATGCTCTGGCCGGAATGATCAGAGATGGGTATGTTGACGTCCTCCTCTCCGGAAACGCTCTTGCAGTTCATGACATGGAAATCTCCATATTCGGCACGTCTCTCGGAATGGACATCAGGACGGGAAGGCCCGTGCCTGGTGGAAACAGGCACCACATTCACACCATCAGCAAAATCATAGCTGCTGGAGGCATAAAGCAGGCCGTTGAGAAGGGCATTGTAAGGGATGGCATAATGTATGAATGTGTCAGAAACAACGTCCCCTTCATTCTCGCTGGATCAATAAGGGATGATGGGCCTCTTCCAGAGGTTGTAACCGATACAATGGAGGCCAAGAAGGCCATGAAGAACGCCCTCAAGGGTGTGAACATGGTGATAATGCTGGCCTCGATGCTTCACAGCATAGCGGTTGGAAATCTCCTCCCCTCGGTCGTGAAGACAATATGCGTTGATTCAAATCCGTCCACCGTTACAAAGCTGGTTGACAGGGGAAGCCATCAGGCCATCGGAATTGTAACTGACGTTGGGCTGTTCTTGCCTGAGCTGTATGAAAACATAAAGGAGCTGGAAAAAGAGAGCTGA
- the trxA gene encoding thioredoxin, producing the protein MDEIEKIRQKRMMELMQKIGDKDDQPVQNAVDHPIKVDASNFDEVLKKYGNVVVDFWAEWCMPCRMIAPIVEQLAKEYAGKVVFAKLNTDENPMIASRYGITGIPTLIFFKDGRPVDKVVGALPKAELKRWVERNI; encoded by the coding sequence ATGGACGAGATTGAGAAAATCCGGCAGAAGAGGATGATGGAACTCATGCAAAAGATCGGTGATAAAGACGATCAGCCTGTTCAGAATGCTGTTGATCACCCGATAAAGGTGGATGCATCAAATTTTGATGAGGTTCTGAAAAAATACGGCAATGTTGTTGTTGATTTCTGGGCGGAGTGGTGCATGCCGTGCAGAATGATTGCCCCGATTGTCGAACAGCTGGCAAAGGAGTATGCCGGCAAGGTGGTATTTGCAAAGCTGAACACCGACGAGAATCCAATGATTGCCAGCAGGTATGGGATCACAGGAATTCCGACTCTGATCTTCTTCAAGGACGGCAGACCAGTTGACAAGGTTGTTGGCGCACTTCCGAAAGCCGAGCTGAAGAGATGGGTTGAGAGAAACATCTGA